Proteins encoded together in one Streptomyces sp. NA04227 window:
- a CDS encoding ABC transporter permease produces the protein MSARTAMSLAPRPGAAPLPRMIAAQAVLETKMLLRNGEQLLLTVVIPTLLLVLFATVDIVDVKDTGAEESIDFLAPGVLALAVMSTAFTGQAIATGFERRYGVLKRLGSSPLPRWALMTAKTLSVLVTEVLQVALLTVIALALGWSPHGSPFAVFLLLLAGTAAFSGLGLLMAGTLKAEATLAAANLVFLLLLVGGGVIVPLDKFPDGVRSVLELLPISALSDGLRSVLQDGAGMPWRELGILAVWAVLGLGAAGRLFRWE, from the coding sequence ATGAGCGCACGAACCGCCATGAGTCTCGCGCCCCGGCCCGGCGCAGCCCCGCTGCCCCGCATGATCGCCGCGCAGGCCGTCCTCGAGACGAAGATGCTGCTGCGCAACGGCGAGCAACTGCTGCTGACCGTGGTGATCCCGACGCTGCTCCTGGTGCTGTTCGCCACGGTCGACATCGTCGACGTGAAGGACACCGGCGCCGAGGAGTCCATCGACTTCCTCGCCCCGGGCGTGCTCGCCCTCGCCGTCATGTCGACCGCCTTCACCGGCCAGGCCATCGCCACCGGCTTCGAGCGCCGGTACGGCGTCCTCAAGCGGCTCGGCAGCTCACCGCTCCCGCGCTGGGCCCTGATGACCGCGAAGACGCTGTCCGTACTGGTCACCGAGGTCCTCCAGGTCGCCCTGCTCACCGTCATCGCGCTCGCGCTCGGCTGGTCCCCGCACGGCAGTCCGTTCGCGGTGTTCCTGCTGCTGCTCGCGGGCACCGCCGCCTTCTCCGGGCTCGGGCTCCTGATGGCCGGGACGCTCAAGGCGGAGGCGACGCTCGCCGCGGCCAACCTGGTCTTCCTGCTGCTGCTTGTGGGCGGCGGCGTGATCGTCCCGCTGGACAAGTTCCCGGACGGCGTCCGCTCCGTACTCGAACTGCTGCCGATCTCCGCGCTCTCGGACGGGCTGCGTTCGGTGCTCCAGGACGGCGCCGGGATGCCGTGGCGCGAGCTGGGCATCCTGGCGGTCTGGGCGGTACTGGGACTCGGCGCCGCGGGGCGCCTGTTCCGCTGGGAGTGA
- a CDS encoding heme A synthase — MVRVPKLTRAEAISLLRSPLAFIAERWTPQPRTVRRAAFAALLMSVAIVVTGGAVRLTGSGLGCPTWPSCTEESLTTTREMGLHGVIEFGNRLLTYVLCAAVGWAIIAARSQKPMRRGLVLLGWTQFWLVTGNALLGGIVVLVGLNPYTVAAHFLLTTALIAVAAVMWHRTGEGDEAPRPLVGKVAVRLVGLLTVLTGLLIAAGTVVTGTGPHAGDSSEVERMPQAWADPVTKVHAGLAWAVVVLTVVLWFVLKAVDAPKGPLNRTLAFFVILLAQGVIGYVQYFTDLPEILVGAHMLGSCLVWVGILRVMLALRERPGAAPDVPRPAKGPVLEGAAAS; from the coding sequence ATGGTGCGCGTGCCGAAACTGACCCGCGCGGAGGCGATCTCCCTCCTGCGCAGCCCGCTCGCCTTCATCGCCGAACGCTGGACGCCCCAGCCGCGTACCGTGCGGCGCGCGGCTTTCGCCGCGCTCCTGATGTCCGTGGCCATCGTGGTCACCGGCGGCGCCGTACGCCTGACCGGTTCCGGCCTCGGCTGCCCCACCTGGCCGAGCTGCACCGAGGAGTCGCTCACCACGACCAGGGAAATGGGCCTGCACGGCGTCATCGAGTTCGGCAACCGCCTGCTCACGTACGTGCTGTGCGCCGCGGTGGGCTGGGCGATCATCGCCGCCCGGTCGCAGAAGCCGATGCGGCGTGGGCTGGTCCTGCTCGGCTGGACCCAGTTCTGGCTGGTCACGGGCAACGCACTGCTCGGCGGCATCGTGGTCCTGGTGGGCCTCAACCCGTACACGGTGGCCGCCCACTTCCTGCTCACCACGGCCCTGATCGCGGTCGCCGCGGTGATGTGGCACCGCACCGGCGAGGGCGACGAGGCACCGCGCCCGCTGGTCGGCAAGGTGGCGGTACGACTCGTCGGACTGCTGACCGTGCTCACGGGGTTGCTGATCGCGGCGGGCACCGTGGTCACCGGAACCGGTCCGCACGCGGGCGACTCCAGCGAGGTGGAGCGGATGCCGCAGGCCTGGGCGGACCCGGTCACCAAGGTGCACGCGGGGCTCGCCTGGGCCGTGGTCGTCCTGACCGTCGTTCTCTGGTTCGTGCTGAAGGCCGTGGACGCGCCGAAGGGCCCGCTGAACCGTACCCTCGCGTTCTTCGTGATCCTGCTCGCCCAGGGCGTCATCGGGTATGTGCAGTACTTCACCGACCTCCCCGAGATCCTGGTCGGCGCGCACATGCTGGGCTCGTGCCTGGTGTGGGTCGGCATCCTGCGGGTGATGCTCGCCCTGCGCGAGCGTCCCGGCGCCGCGCCTGACGTGCCGCGTCCGGCGAAGGGCCCGGTACTGGAAGGGGCCGCGGCCTCCTGA